Within the Deltaproteobacteria bacterium genome, the region GCAGGTGCAGGTAGACGAAGCTCGAGAGCAGCGAGAGCGGAATCACCGCGGCCACGACGGCGGCGCCGCGCCAGCTCAAGAGGAAGATGAGCAGCACCAGCGTGACGAAGATCGCGCCCTCGATGAGGTTGTGGATCACCGTGTGGAGCGTGGTGTCCACGAGGTGCGTGCGGTCGTAGTACGGGACGATCTTCACGTCTTTGGGCAAGACGTCGCGGTTGAGCGCTTCGACCTTCTCGTGGATCGCGTCGAGCACGCGCGCGGGCGCTTCGCCCTTGCGCATGAGCACGATGCCCTCGACGACATCGAGCCGATCGCCGCGCTCGTCACCCATGCTCACCGAGCCGCGCCGCAGCACGTTGCCCACGCTCACCTGCGCCACGTTGCCCACCGTCACCGGCGTGCCATTGCGCGCGGCCACCACCACGCGGCGCACGTCTTCCGCGCTGCCGAGGTAACCGAGCCCGCGCACGACGTACTCCTCTTCGCCGTGCTGGATGTAGTTGCCGCCCGCGTTGGCGTTGGAGTTCGCGAGCGCGTCGAACACCTGGTGCAACGAGACATTGAAACTTTTTAGTTTCACCGGGTCGACGAGCACCTGGAATTGCTTCTGGTAGCCGCCGAAGCTCACCACGTCGGCCACGCCGTCGAGCTGGCGGAAGGCGCGCTCCATCACCCAGTCTTGAATGGT harbors:
- a CDS encoding efflux RND transporter permease subunit codes for the protein QVQVITLFSGHAPEEVERQVTLPIEKELNGIPHLTRMRSISMFGLSQVTLTFDESISDYFARQLVTERLPNADLPQGAQPGLGPLATPVGEIYRYTLESPTKTPMELRTIQDWVMERAFRQLDGVADVVSFGGYQKQFQVLVDPVKLKSFNVSLHQVFDALANSNANAGGNYIQHGEEEYVVRGLGYLGSAEDVRRVVVAARNGTPVTVGNVAQVSVGNVLRRGSVSMGDERGDRLDVVEGIVLMRKGEAPARVLDAIHEKVEALNRDVLPKDVKIVPYYDRTHLVDTTLHTVIHNLIEGAIFVTLVLLIFLLSWRGAAVVAAVIPLSLLSSFVYLHL